A stretch of Linepithema humile isolate Giens D197 chromosome 3, Lhum_UNIL_v1.0, whole genome shotgun sequence DNA encodes these proteins:
- the LOC105669353 gene encoding putative G-protein coupled receptor F59B2.13, giving the protein MEFVKDSLGNNYSNPNMSEQELQLFNFCNNNNDLEGIYRNITEEIIKQYNENIESARLNIFVNTSKIKKFKDFCNEDIFDKYFPTTDLIYNLYSISNSKHLFINTLTIETFNIKKYYLPIFIILGLLGNSLSATVFFRKKMRSFSSSIYLGVLAISDISFLLMIFIQWLRIMEILEMYNLHWLMYSENFLVYFLKFLSVWLIIAFTIERYIVTKHLLLRQSWCTVNRAKIVVITLIGLAIFYSILYVFLESTSINMKDQDIKVLHIFKHVSSESIKQDSNIYVMTNAIIMFTLPALIIIIFNTLTRWHIYLQNHINKTLISTSGTSSENTQITVNEMPENKITKMLILVSSTFVFLKLPAHIHFFIESDMYKDGINWTIMSEICDLLNTTKYSINFVLYCAMEQNFRRELIRTFTKCEFSKKQKCHEDGQI; this is encoded by the exons ATGGAATTTGTTAAAGATAGTCTCGGCAATAATTATTCCAACCCGAATATGTCTGAACaagaattacaattatttaatttttgtaacaataacAATGATCTTGAAGGAATTTACCGAAACATAActgaagaaataattaaacaatataacgAGAACATTGAAAGTGCTCGACTCAACATATTTGTGAAcacaagtaaaattaaaaaattcaaagatttcTGTAACGAagatattttcgataaatattttcccaccactgatttaatatataatctcTATAGTATTTCTAACTCAAAacatctatttattaatactctTACAATTGAGACGTTCAATatcaaaaagtattatttgccgatatttattattctggGTCTTTTGGGTAACAGTTTGTCCGCTACCGTGTTCTTTCGTAAAAAGATGCGTTCCTTCTCGTCCAGCATCTACTTGGGCGTGCTAGCAATAAGCGATATCAGCTTTTTGCTCATGATATTCATACAATGGCTCAGAATAATGGAAATATTGGAAATGTATAATTTGCATTGGTTAATGTACTCAGAGAATTTCTTGgtctattttttaaagttcttGAGTGTGTGGCTTATAATAGCTTTTACCATCGAGCGATATATAGTGACGAAGCATCTGCTTCTACGTCAATCCTGGTGCACTGTCAACCGAGCTAAAATTGTAGTGATCACGCTGATAGGACTAGCGATTTTCTACagcattttatatgttttcctCGAGAGtacatcaataaatatgaaagACCAAGATATAAAGGTCCTTCATATATTCAAACATGTATCATCAGAGTCCATCAAACAAGATTCAAACATTTACGTGATGACTAATGCTATAATAATGTTTACCCTACCTGCACTCATCATAATAATCTTCAATACTCTGACGAGATGGCACATTTATCTGCAAAATCATATCAACAAAACCTTGATTTCAACGTCCGGTACTTCCAGTGAGAATACTCAGATTACCGTAAATGAAATGCCTGAGAATAAGATCACAAAAATGCTTATTCTTGTTTCGAGCACATTTGTATTCTTGAAATTACCTGCACatattcatttctttattGAGTCTGAC ATGTATAAAGATGGCATTAATTGGACCATTATGTCTGAAATATGCGATTTATTAAACACGACGAAATacagtataaattttgttctctacTGCGCAATGGAACAAAATTTTCGCAGAGAATTAATTCGCACATTTACCAAGTGCgaattttcaaagaaacagAAATGTCACGAAGATGGACAAATATAA
- the LOC136998924 gene encoding putative G-protein coupled receptor F59B2.13 produces the protein MFCENNLGKDYSRISKHELRLRVCNNERDLDESLRSMAEYFIHIISYNNRRRIMMNHSVVNISRIKKFKDLCNEDIVGKHFPITYFIINEFHTFSELIDRIANATETFSNLRKYSLPIFIILGLLGNSLSAIVHFRKNMRSFSFNIYLGALAISDNVYLMLLLIDWILIFYNIHRNINYWIWFRSFLYFSSFIFEFLSVWLIVAFTIERYIVTKYPLLRRAWCTVKRAKIVVLMLMGLAILRCILYTFVISEDLLQEIFKRKMNIYDVYKYLLLDKQKNDSLTRRIIDSIIIFTLPALVIVICNTLIGYHFYKQNRVRKTLITASDSSNERIQISRNKMLQHKITKMLILVSSIFLILKLPGHYFFFIAYYIPEYVNVFVMVTIFDLMNNAHYSINFVLYCATGQTFRKELIRMFTKRTNMRKNRNVMGMYNYKLQIYVQLYFEQNNVFVNNAELKVFQLMLTLLIYRRDYNITSLPEEERSSRNLRNWQKYCSVILF, from the exons atgttttgtgaaaataatctCGGCAAAGATTATTCCAGAATATCTAAACATGAACTACGATTGCGTGTTTGTAACAACGAAAGAGATCTTGACGAAAGTTTACGTAGCATggctgaatattttatccatataatatcttataataacAGAAGACGTATCATGATGAATCATTCAGTTGTGAATATaagtagaattaaaaaatttaaagatttatgtaACGAAGACATTGTAGGCAAACATTTTCCCATCACTTATTTCATCATAAATGAATTTCATACTTTTTCTGAGCTAATCGATAGAATTGCAAATGCAACGGAGACCTTTTCAAATTTGAGAAAGTACAGTCTgccgatttttattattctcggTCTTTTAGGAAACAGTTTGTCCGCCATTGTGCACTTCCGTAAAAACATGCGTTCTTTCTCCTTCAACATTTACTTGGGCGCACTAGCAATAAGTGACAATGTCTATTTGATGTTATTACTTATTGACTGGATcctcatattttataatatacatcgaaatataaattattggatTTGGTTTAGATCCTTCCTATACTTTTCGAGTTTCATTTTCGAGTTCTTGAGTGTGTGGCTTATAGTAGCTTTTACCATCGAGCGATATATAGTGACGAAATATCCGCTTCTGCGTCGAGCTTGGTGCACTGTCAAACGAGCAAAAATCGTAGTACTCATGTTGATGGGACTAGCAATTTTACGTTGCATTCTATatacttttgttatttctgAGGATTTGCTGcaggaaatatttaaaagaaaaatgaatatctatgatgtgtacaaatatttactaCTTGATAAACAGAAAAACGACAGCCTGACAAGGAGGATTAtagattctattataatatttactctACCTGCTCTCGTGATAGTAATCTGCAATACTCTAATAGGATACCACTTTTACAAGCAAAATCGTGTTCGCAAAACCTTGATTACAGCGTCCGATTCTTCTAATGAAAGAATTCAGATTTCTAGGAATAAAATGCTTCAGcataaaatcacaaaaatgctTATTCTCGTTTCGAGCATATTTCTAATCTTAAAATTACCTGgacattacttttttttcattgcgtATTac ATACCTGAATATGTCAATGTGTTTGTTATGGTTACAATATTCGACTTAATGAACAATGCACATTacagtataaattttgttctataCTGCGCAACGGGACAAACTTTTCGCAAAGAACTAATCCGCATGTTTACGAAACGTacaaatatgagaaaaaacaGAAATGTCATGGGGATGTACAATTATAA GTTGCAAATTTACGTCCAATTGTACTTTGAGCAAAACAATGTATTTGTCAACAACGCAGAATTGaaagtttttcaattaatgcTAACACTGCTGATATACAGAAgagattataatattacgtcCTTACCTGAGGAAGAGCGGTCGAGCCGTAACTTGCGGAACTGGCAG aaatactGTTCGGTGATTCTCTTTTAG